In the Advenella kashmirensis WT001 genome, one interval contains:
- a CDS encoding LysR substrate-binding domain-containing protein — protein sequence MSKSLNFQQLMAFRAVMQTGTTTAAAQMLNTTQPSISRRLQELQASTQLKLFELHGGRLRPTSEGRLLHKTIERYFGGLERIETVVDSMRKAGVGALRIGCTPTLGIGLLPQVIAELLKKFPKTHISLETASTPQLSNFLQQDLLDVVLTTGRIEDNELDSEVLISTCAVCVLPLDHRLKQADRINLETIKSQKIISLSDSDELTQKIKHFLHSHHISHDFIIETPSSITVCALVAAGTGIGIVNPYVATTFEGQLLIKPFHPQIATPVQLVLPTHTAPSFLTNHLIDILRAHIQRLKFN from the coding sequence ATGAGCAAATCACTCAATTTCCAGCAATTGATGGCTTTTCGGGCGGTCATGCAAACCGGCACGACCACCGCGGCCGCGCAAATGCTCAATACCACCCAGCCATCCATCAGCCGGCGGCTGCAGGAACTGCAAGCGTCAACACAACTGAAATTGTTTGAACTGCACGGCGGCAGATTGCGCCCGACCAGCGAAGGCCGGCTGTTACACAAAACCATCGAACGATATTTCGGCGGACTCGAGAGAATCGAAACCGTAGTCGACTCCATGCGCAAGGCTGGTGTCGGCGCACTGCGCATCGGTTGCACCCCCACGTTGGGGATAGGCTTACTACCCCAGGTGATTGCGGAACTGCTTAAGAAATTTCCTAAAACCCATATCAGCCTGGAGACGGCCAGCACGCCGCAATTATCGAATTTTCTGCAACAGGATCTGCTGGACGTGGTTCTGACGACTGGTCGGATTGAGGACAATGAACTCGATAGCGAAGTGCTGATCAGCACCTGCGCCGTTTGCGTGCTACCGTTGGACCATCGCCTGAAACAGGCAGATCGCATTAACCTTGAGACTATCAAAAGTCAGAAGATCATCTCGTTGAGCGACTCTGATGAACTCACGCAAAAGATCAAGCACTTTCTGCATTCCCACCATATTTCTCATGATTTTATTATCGAGACGCCATCGTCAATTACCGTATGCGCACTGGTTGCGGCCGGCACCGGCATTGGTATTGTCAATCCCTATGTGGCGACGACATTTGAAGGGCAACTGCTGATCAAGCCCTTTCACCCGCAGATCGCAACCCCCGTACAACTGGTATTGCCAACCCATACCGCCCCGTCGTTCCTGACTAACCATCTGATTGACATTCTACGTGCGCATATTCAGCGCCTGAAATTCAACTGA
- a CDS encoding Bug family tripartite tricarboxylate transporter substrate binding protein, whose protein sequence is MKNFKKLTLNTVLAASGVLGLVATAAAQDNWPAKPITFIVPYAAGGFADTRMRLLAEELGKELKANVVVENKAGAGGVIGTDYIARAKPDGYTIGSGNLAPLSVNPTLMPKNVKYDVAKDLAPVILIEESPLILSVNNKLNVKTVADLIALAKKEPGKLTFGSSGVGGAHHLSGELFATDAQVELTHVPYKGGAPAGSDLMAGHIDMMFEMGYAAMPAIQSKKVHPLAVTSAKRLPLLPDVPTMQEAGLKDFESYNWQGVIAPAGTPEPIISKLNTAFNNILKKPEVQKAFESTGGQSAGGSPEDFAKFIQSETAKWAQVIKTSNVSVN, encoded by the coding sequence ATGAAAAACTTCAAGAAACTGACCCTCAATACCGTTCTGGCCGCCAGTGGCGTGCTGGGCTTGGTGGCTACCGCTGCGGCCCAGGACAATTGGCCTGCCAAACCTATTACCTTTATCGTTCCCTACGCTGCAGGCGGCTTTGCCGATACCCGCATGCGCCTGCTGGCAGAAGAGCTGGGCAAAGAGCTCAAGGCCAACGTGGTGGTAGAGAACAAGGCCGGTGCAGGTGGCGTGATTGGCACAGACTATATCGCTCGCGCCAAGCCCGACGGTTATACGATAGGCAGTGGCAATTTGGCGCCGCTGTCGGTCAATCCCACATTAATGCCAAAGAACGTGAAGTATGACGTGGCCAAAGACCTGGCGCCGGTCATTCTTATCGAAGAAAGCCCGCTGATCCTGAGTGTGAACAATAAGCTGAACGTTAAAACCGTTGCCGACCTGATTGCACTGGCCAAAAAAGAACCTGGCAAACTGACCTTCGGTTCGTCCGGTGTTGGCGGCGCCCATCACTTGTCTGGCGAGCTTTTTGCCACCGACGCACAAGTGGAGCTGACCCACGTTCCATACAAGGGTGGCGCCCCTGCCGGCAGCGACCTGATGGCGGGCCATATCGATATGATGTTTGAAATGGGTTATGCCGCCATGCCGGCCATCCAGTCCAAAAAAGTGCATCCACTGGCCGTGACCAGCGCCAAGCGGCTGCCTTTGCTGCCCGATGTGCCTACCATGCAGGAAGCCGGCTTGAAGGACTTTGAATCCTACAACTGGCAGGGCGTGATTGCGCCTGCAGGCACCCCCGAGCCGATTATCAGCAAATTGAATACAGCCTTTAACAATATCCTGAAAAAACCCGAAGTGCAAAAAGCGTTTGAAAGCACGGGTGGCCAGTCTGCTGGCGGTTCACCTGAGGATTTTGCCAAGTTCATCCAGAGTGAAACAGCCAAGTGGGCCCAGGTCATCAAAACCTCGAATGTGTCGGTAAACTAA
- a CDS encoding transporter substrate-binding domain-containing protein: MNIKTLIAAGLLAASTFGAPAFAQDVLKVGVEALYPPFESKTPDGKLVGFDVELNDAVCAKLQVKCEWVETSFDGLIPALNARKFDYINSAMNITEPRQKVIDFTVPIYDVPSQLIAKKGSGLQATPESLKATVVGVLQGSAQEAFVKKHWAPKGVKIVSYASQDQIYQDLQSNRIQAAVQKTPSAVSAFLEKPAGKDYEITGAPLDDTSVLGVGTGFGIRKGNDELKKRLDGAIDALKKDGTISKLTQKYFNADWVAK, from the coding sequence ATGAATATCAAAACCCTTATCGCGGCAGGCTTACTGGCCGCCAGCACGTTTGGCGCTCCTGCCTTTGCACAGGATGTGCTCAAAGTGGGCGTCGAAGCCCTGTACCCGCCATTTGAAAGCAAAACCCCCGATGGCAAACTGGTCGGTTTTGACGTTGAGCTCAATGACGCGGTCTGTGCCAAGCTTCAGGTCAAGTGCGAATGGGTCGAGACCAGCTTTGACGGGCTGATCCCCGCACTCAATGCGCGTAAATTTGATTACATCAACTCGGCCATGAATATTACCGAACCGCGCCAGAAAGTCATTGACTTTACGGTGCCCATTTACGACGTCCCCAGCCAGCTGATCGCCAAAAAAGGCTCAGGCCTGCAGGCCACGCCGGAAAGCCTGAAAGCGACTGTTGTCGGCGTATTGCAGGGATCGGCGCAGGAAGCCTTCGTTAAGAAGCATTGGGCGCCCAAGGGTGTAAAAATCGTCTCGTACGCCTCACAGGATCAGATTTATCAGGATCTGCAAAGCAATCGCATTCAGGCAGCCGTGCAGAAAACGCCCAGCGCGGTGAGTGCCTTTCTGGAAAAGCCCGCAGGCAAGGATTACGAAATCACGGGCGCACCGCTTGACGATACCTCGGTATTGGGCGTGGGTACCGGCTTCGGTATACGCAAGGGTAATGATGAACTTAAAAAGCGTCTTGACGGCGCGATTGATGCACTCAAGAAAGATGGTACGATAAGCAAGCTTACCCAAAAATATTTCAACGCCGACTGGGTCGCCAAATAA
- the ilvN gene encoding acetolactate synthase small subunit — MKHIISILLENEPGALSRVVGLFSARGYNIETLTVAPTEDATLSRLTIMTAGSDDVIEQITKHLNRLVDVVKVVDLTEGAHVERELMLVKVRAVGKEREEIKRLADIFRGHIVDVTDKSYTIELTGVQEKIQAFLSALDRSAILETVRTGVSGIGRGERILRVM; from the coding sequence ATGAAACACATTATCTCCATTCTGCTGGAAAATGAACCCGGTGCGCTGTCCCGCGTGGTGGGCCTGTTCTCGGCCCGGGGCTACAACATTGAAACGCTGACTGTTGCACCAACCGAAGACGCGACACTGTCACGCCTGACAATCATGACTGCCGGCTCGGACGACGTTATCGAACAGATCACGAAACACTTGAACCGTCTGGTCGATGTGGTTAAAGTAGTCGATCTGACCGAAGGGGCTCATGTCGAACGTGAGCTCATGCTGGTCAAAGTTCGTGCGGTGGGCAAGGAGCGCGAAGAAATCAAGCGCCTGGCTGACATCTTCAGGGGGCATATTGTAGATGTGACTGATAAGTCCTACACAATTGAACTGACGGGTGTACAGGAAAAAATCCAGGCGTTTCTGTCTGCGCTGGATCGCAGTGCGATCCTGGAAACGGTTCGTACAGGCGTCTCTGGTATCGGGCGCGGCGAACGTATCCTGCGGGTGATGTAA
- a CDS encoding FUSC family protein produces the protein MSGHYRSGGGTKRSRLNEMLGGIVLGQISGLITGLASPYPALLWLVVSAQVFFYSMLSVYGRRGGLIGFGCLLQMMLSMHTPMSVDEALTHTSYTAMGGVFYILYSTSISHLFKLREERQTLAAALYATASYVSTRADFYDTHKNLDDSYRRLIPQMIAMTEQHQSARDVVLRNLPRDNDASDQQRILLWNVFIDMIALLDTMVASQTDYATLRARFQDHDILLFMRDTLFKISRTLNRTAYSLARNKPVDYRNSVRAELRAMEYELLQLKQDGIQRTEPETYLLVVQIVRRLRNASRFVDRIADNLRGSRLEPVNSLKRDNSLRRFITPQAITLAPFKRNLNLNSSIFRYALRTTFVVTLVLLISTVVSLVYGHSAIVRAFTSHSYWIILTVLIIMRPGFALTRQRTIGRLVGTLAGCLITIALFNLTSSPLILIAIMIPAMVLGNAFVLTNYPLSSLLMTIYILIAFHFLSPGNLLIIGERALDTLAGCVLAFACGSILPGGKSSASCRWRRRP, from the coding sequence GTGTCCGGCCATTATCGATCAGGTGGGGGCACCAAGCGCTCACGTCTGAACGAAATGCTGGGCGGTATTGTACTGGGGCAGATCTCGGGATTGATCACCGGGCTGGCCAGCCCCTATCCCGCCCTGCTCTGGCTGGTGGTGTCCGCCCAGGTATTCTTCTATTCCATGCTATCGGTCTATGGCCGCCGCGGCGGACTGATCGGATTCGGGTGCCTGTTGCAGATGATGCTGTCCATGCACACCCCGATGTCGGTTGACGAGGCGCTCACCCATACCAGCTATACGGCCATGGGCGGCGTTTTCTACATTCTGTACAGCACCTCCATCAGTCACCTGTTCAAGCTGCGCGAAGAAAGGCAGACCCTGGCCGCCGCCCTGTACGCCACGGCATCTTATGTGAGTACGCGTGCTGATTTCTACGACACGCACAAGAATCTGGACGACAGCTATCGACGCCTGATTCCGCAAATGATCGCGATGACAGAGCAGCACCAGAGTGCACGCGATGTCGTGCTACGCAATCTGCCCCGCGACAACGATGCCAGCGACCAGCAGCGTATTTTGCTGTGGAATGTCTTTATCGACATGATCGCCCTGCTCGATACCATGGTGGCGTCGCAGACCGACTATGCCACCTTGCGCGCGCGCTTTCAGGATCATGACATCCTGCTGTTCATGCGCGATACCCTGTTCAAGATCAGTCGCACCCTGAACCGGACCGCATATAGCCTGGCGCGCAACAAACCGGTGGATTATCGCAACAGTGTCAGGGCGGAGCTGCGCGCCATGGAATATGAGCTGCTGCAACTGAAACAGGATGGCATCCAGCGCACGGAACCGGAAACCTATCTGCTGGTGGTGCAGATTGTGCGCCGCCTGCGTAATGCCAGCCGGTTTGTAGACCGCATTGCCGATAATCTGCGTGGCTCACGCCTTGAGCCGGTCAATAGCCTGAAGCGCGACAACTCGCTGCGCCGTTTTATTACACCGCAAGCTATTACCCTGGCCCCCTTCAAGCGCAATCTGAATCTGAACTCGTCCATTTTCCGCTACGCCTTGCGCACCACCTTTGTGGTTACCCTGGTGCTGCTCATTTCAACGGTCGTCAGTCTTGTCTATGGGCACTCGGCAATTGTGCGCGCATTTACCTCGCACAGTTACTGGATCATCCTGACGGTGCTCATTATCATGCGGCCCGGGTTCGCGCTCACACGTCAGCGCACAATCGGTCGTCTGGTCGGCACGCTGGCCGGCTGCCTGATCACCATCGCGCTGTTTAACCTGACCAGCAGTCCGTTAATTCTGATTGCCATCATGATTCCGGCGATGGTGCTGGGCAATGCTTTCGTATTGACCAACTATCCGCTAAGCTCGTTGTTGATGACGATTTATATCCTGATCGCCTTTCACTTCCTGAGTCCGGGTAACCTGCTTATTATCGGCGAACGCGCGCTCGATACCCTGGCCGGGTGTGTGCTGGCCTTTGCCTGCGGCTCGATTCTGCCTGGTGGGAAAAGCAGCGCATCATGCCGCTGGCGCAGGAGGCCATAG
- a CDS encoding FUSC family protein, which translates to MPLAQEAIAAAHDYILAVQAYITSVHADPEQKISSADNERYVQAQLSRKNMHTAFGAFADSFYRMMNEPKSKQIHIKELNTILVQTDAVASQIAAIAPVLAGLDKIPPNMQQTLTNVSDLLDKDAQAITEAPSQIETEGQYGSLVFPLKQMQQAALRIRQQATNIGLM; encoded by the coding sequence ATGCCGCTGGCGCAGGAGGCCATAGCGGCCGCGCATGACTATATTCTGGCCGTACAGGCGTACATCACGTCGGTTCACGCCGACCCTGAGCAGAAAATATCCTCGGCCGACAACGAACGCTATGTGCAGGCGCAACTGTCTCGAAAAAATATGCACACCGCCTTTGGCGCGTTCGCAGACAGCTTCTACCGGATGATGAACGAACCCAAATCCAAGCAGATCCATATTAAGGAACTGAACACGATTCTGGTGCAGACCGACGCTGTGGCCAGTCAGATCGCCGCCATTGCGCCGGTCCTGGCCGGCCTGGACAAAATACCGCCCAATATGCAGCAGACCCTCACCAACGTCTCTGACTTGCTGGACAAAGACGCACAGGCCATTACCGAAGCGCCATCGCAAATTGAAACCGAAGGCCAGTACGGCAGCCTGGTCTTTCCACTCAAACAGATGCAACAGGCCGCGCTGCGTATTCGCCAGCAGGCGACCAATATTGGCTTGATGTAA